A genomic window from Deltaproteobacteria bacterium includes:
- a CDS encoding trypsin-like serine protease: MKTSGYLCRLVYVVTSMGLALSCGHSQQTSAVKIVRGHEVDARKYPAVSLQEVGPDGAYESFCTGVMLTPEFLLTAAHCSLGPDGLPSLPESVAVVASDNDPESSRAVRHEVAAITIESGYSHGAGDDDEDDSGIVKPGNARDIAVWQLRDPIPGVITASLLAASDLDAAFADAAPIVIMGYGKQARREKRYVKHNLHMAETKYFEHLGADPQDFSEHSEDIGGRTTTEFYAGAEGLPDTCNGDSGGPAFVKSASGRLLLAGVTSRGLPSCDRGGVYTLVPAYLDWIRTVVASLRLGRIDD; encoded by the coding sequence ATGAAAACCTCGGGTTACTTGTGCCGTCTCGTTTATGTCGTGACTTCGATGGGCCTTGCACTGAGCTGTGGTCATAGTCAGCAAACTAGTGCGGTCAAAATCGTGCGAGGTCATGAGGTAGACGCGCGTAAATATCCAGCTGTTTCCCTGCAAGAAGTGGGGCCGGATGGTGCCTACGAGTCTTTTTGCACGGGTGTGATGCTCACTCCCGAGTTTCTCCTTACTGCCGCTCACTGCTCTCTCGGACCTGATGGTTTGCCTTCACTCCCGGAGTCGGTCGCAGTGGTCGCTTCTGACAACGATCCCGAATCTTCACGGGCTGTCCGTCACGAAGTCGCAGCGATTACCATTGAGTCCGGTTACAGCCACGGTGCTGGCGATGATGACGAGGACGACTCTGGGATCGTGAAGCCTGGCAATGCCAGGGACATTGCCGTGTGGCAGCTGCGCGATCCTATACCTGGCGTCATAACAGCGTCCCTGCTTGCCGCGAGCGATCTCGACGCCGCCTTCGCCGATGCGGCTCCGATTGTGATCATGGGGTACGGTAAGCAAGCGCGGCGCGAAAAACGCTACGTAAAGCACAACCTCCACATGGCGGAGACTAAGTACTTTGAGCATCTGGGCGCAGACCCGCAGGATTTTAGTGAGCACTCCGAGGATATCGGTGGACGCACTACGACCGAGTTTTATGCCGGTGCGGAGGGACTTCCCGATACTTGTAACGGTGACAGCGGTGGTCCGGCCTTCGTCAAAAGTGCGTCAGGTCGCTTGTTACTCGCAGGAGTGACGTCGCGCGGTTTGCCTTCTTGCGATCGTGGCGGTGTGTATACTTTGGTTCCGGCCTACCTCGACTGGATCCGCACTGTTGTTGCGAGTCTTCGGTTAGGCCGGATTGACGACTGA